The nucleotide sequence GCACGGAGAACACAGAGCAATTCCTTTGTGCCCTCTGTGTCTCTGTGGTGAAATTTCAGATTATACAATCTCCCTTTCTAACCCCCCTTTCTAATCCCTTTCTCAACCCCCTTTCTAAAAGGGTAGACCAAACCCGAAGTGGAACCGGGCATCTCCCCCATTGCTGATGCCCAGTTCAGTCCGAATAATGCCAATCGGCGAGTTAAACCGCAGGCCAAATCCAGCACCAAAACCACTGCCAGGTAAATCAAGGGCTTCCCCCGGTGCTCCTGGGACATTGTCCTGAGTGCCCAGGGTGGAACCAAAATCGGCAAAGACGACCCCGCCAATGAATTTGTAGATGGGGAAGCGGTATTCTACAGACCCCTGGACATAGGTGCGCCCGATCGCAACATCACCAAAATCGTAGCCCCGGACAGAGTTCACGCCCCCCAGAATAAATGCATTGTAGGGGGGTAAATCACCCAGGTAGGTGCCTCCCTGAAGATTAAAAGCCAGCACTTGAGGTTGATCCCCCTTCAGCCCGCTGATCAGATTGACCGGAACAAAGTGGGAATAGTTGGCATCCAGCCGATTGCCGAGAACGCTCCCCCGCCCGATGGGAAGATATTGCTGGGTTGTGAGGCTGAGGATGGAGCCAGTCCTGGGATTGATCGGGTTATCCCGCTGATCTCGCACCGCACTGAAGGTGAGGGCAAACAGGTCATCAATGCCGCTGTCACTCAGGGTGAGGGGATTGCCCACCGCATCGGTGGCAAAGGGGGTGCCATCGCGATCGCGGATACTGACGTTGGTATAGCTAAATCCCAGGGTGCCCATCCAGGTTGGCCCGATGGGCTGGTTCAGACTCACCCCACCCCCAAACCGCCGTTCCCGCACGCGACTGCCATTCGGGAGCCGATAGGGGTCATCAAACACACGGGAAAGCCCCTGCCGCCGGAATACTTCTGCTCCGTACCCTGGCACCTCTGGCTCTGTATTCCGGTAGGGGCTGACAAAGCGGGCATCGAACTGCACATCCCGCGCCCCCACCAGGACACTACCAGAAACACTCTGGGCCAGGCCAGCAAAGTTTCTATCCTGGTAACTGACGCTGCCAAACACCCCCAGGTCGGTGTTGTAACCTCCCCCAAAGTTAAAGCCGCGAGACTTTCCTTCCACCACATTATAAACCACGGTCGTCCGGCGGGCATCCCCTTCAAACCCCACACTCACACTGTCAAAAATGCCCAACTGAGTCAGCCGCATCAAATCCTGACGCACCACCTGGTCCTGAAAAACCTGCCCCGGCTGAAGCTTAATCTGCCGTCGGACAAAGTCTGCCTGGGTCCGGTGGCGCAGGGGCTGCCCTTTGTCATCGACCGCTTTGCCCTCCGGGTTCACAAACCGCACCTGCACATCGCCCACAAAGCCTTCTGCCACAGTCACGATCACCGTCCCGTCCCGGCGCGGTTCCAGGGTCAGCACCCGTGCCAGGACATAGCCGTTCTGGGCGTACCACTGGTTTGTGCGCTGGACGGATTGGGTCAGGACGGAAGGGCTGATAGCTGCTCCCAGTTGGGGCTGAAACAGTTCCTCCGCCACCGTTTGAGTCAGCACCTGCGCTCCCGATAGTTGAATCCGCTGTACCACCGTCGGCGTTACCCGGAACACCACACTGATCCCATTCGGATTGGGGCGACTGCTGACCGTGGCCGTGGCAAAAAAGCCACTCTCTAAAATGGCGGTCACATCCTGTTCCAGTTGGACTTTGCTGGTCTGCCCCCCAGGCTGGGTTTTGATGCTGTTGCGAACCACGGCTTGCAGTTCTGCATCCACCCCTTCGATCGCCACACTGGTGGCGGTGACTGCCAGCTCTGGCGGAATATTGGGGCTGGCAGGGGGGGGCGGAACCGTCACGGGTCTGGCGGGAGTGGCGGGGGGGGATTTCTGAATATCGGGAACGGTGACCCTGACAGGCGGAGACGCCGGGGGAGAGGCTGGCTGGTCTGGCATGACCCAGATTGGGTCGGAAAAGGAGGATGGCCGGGTATTTTCCGAGACAGACGCCAGACCCGGCGTGGGATCAGGCGGCATCGGTGATCGGGCAGGTGCGGTTCCGGCAACCTCAACCTCCTGGTAGTGCTGGTAAAACTGGGACACCGGAGCGGGGGTCGCCTGGGCACTGGCAGGACGGCTCGCCAATAGCCATTGATTGATCGCCAGGGGAGGCAGGGCGATCGCCAAAAACACCCGATAGCGGGACATCCGGGCTGG is from Leptothermofonsia sichuanensis E412 and encodes:
- a CDS encoding BamA/TamA family outer membrane protein; translated protein: MISSRSTSEKPSPARMSRYRVFLAIALPPLAINQWLLASRPASAQATPAPVSQFYQHYQEVEVAGTAPARSPMPPDPTPGLASVSENTRPSSFSDPIWVMPDQPASPPASPPVRVTVPDIQKSPPATPARPVTVPPPPASPNIPPELAVTATSVAIEGVDAELQAVVRNSIKTQPGGQTSKVQLEQDVTAILESGFFATATVSSRPNPNGISVVFRVTPTVVQRIQLSGAQVLTQTVAEELFQPQLGAAISPSVLTQSVQRTNQWYAQNGYVLARVLTLEPRRDGTVIVTVAEGFVGDVQVRFVNPEGKAVDDKGQPLRHRTQADFVRRQIKLQPGQVFQDQVVRQDLMRLTQLGIFDSVSVGFEGDARRTTVVYNVVEGKSRGFNFGGGYNTDLGVFGSVSYQDRNFAGLAQSVSGSVLVGARDVQFDARFVSPYRNTEPEVPGYGAEVFRRQGLSRVFDDPYRLPNGSRVRERRFGGGVSLNQPIGPTWMGTLGFSYTNVSIRDRDGTPFATDAVGNPLTLSDSGIDDLFALTFSAVRDQRDNPINPRTGSILSLTTQQYLPIGRGSVLGNRLDANYSHFVPVNLISGLKGDQPQVLAFNLQGGTYLGDLPPYNAFILGGVNSVRGYDFGDVAIGRTYVQGSVEYRFPIYKFIGGVVFADFGSTLGTQDNVPGAPGEALDLPGSGFGAGFGLRFNSPIGIIRTELGISNGGDARFHFGFGLPF